One segment of Xanthomonas oryzae pv. oryzae DNA contains the following:
- a CDS encoding HAD-IA family hydrolase, with protein sequence MSPTPPSLLLLDFDGVLAQSARPRCMAALAAAAGCSPQRVHDVVFAQGLERAYDAGQIDTQTYLAQLSEELGHPIDRATWIAARVAACRADPSAVAQVLAVSATTAVAVLTNNGTLMVDAIEQIVPSLFPLLQDRVLCSGALGGRKPEVQVYRRALAQLGQRAEHTLFVDDLFVNVRGARTAGLHADTVRDARALRRVLKRYGLA encoded by the coding sequence ATGTCGCCTACACCACCGTCGCTGCTGTTGCTCGATTTCGACGGTGTGCTCGCGCAGTCCGCGCGGCCACGGTGCATGGCCGCCCTTGCCGCGGCGGCGGGCTGCTCACCGCAGCGGGTGCATGACGTGGTGTTCGCGCAAGGTCTGGAACGCGCCTACGATGCCGGTCAGATCGACACGCAGACGTATCTGGCGCAGTTGAGCGAAGAACTGGGGCACCCGATCGATCGCGCCACCTGGATCGCGGCACGCGTTGCTGCATGCCGCGCCGATCCTTCGGCAGTGGCACAGGTGCTGGCGGTCTCGGCGACCACGGCTGTGGCGGTGCTCACCAATAACGGCACGCTGATGGTGGACGCGATCGAGCAGATCGTGCCGTCGTTGTTTCCGTTATTGCAGGACCGCGTGCTCTGCAGCGGCGCGCTCGGCGGCCGCAAACCCGAGGTGCAGGTGTATCGGCGCGCGCTGGCGCAACTGGGGCAACGCGCCGAGCACACGCTGTTCGTCGACGACTTGTTCGTCAACGTGCGCGGCGCACGCACGGCCGGTCTGCACGCCGACACCGTGCGCGACGCGCGCGCATTGCGGCGGGTGCTGAAGCGCTACGGACTTGCATGA
- a CDS encoding IS5 family transposase (programmed frameshift), whose protein sequence is MEITPAQFALIEHCLPLQRGNVSMTNLQVVNALLYVAEHGCKWRGLPERFGNWHTVYTRINRWAKSGVLDRMFAQLQTCQIVRIKIEAVSLDSTSIKVHPDGTGAFKKNGPQSIGKSRGGWNTKIHMVAADARTAITFGLTPGNAPDAPAGRALLEHLGPVERPVHLLMDRAYEGNETRQLALDLGFVPVVPPKSNRVDPWEYDKEMYKRRNEVERLFRRLKGYRRIFTRFEKLDVMFLGFLSFVLVVDGLRMC, encoded by the exons ATGGAGATCACGCCAGCACAATTTGCACTCATCGAGCATTGCCTACCTTTGCAACGCGGCAATGTCAGCATGACCAACCTGCAGGTAGTCAACGCCCTTCTTTACGTCGCAGAGCATGGCTGCAAATGGCGCGGTCTGCCCGAGCGCTTTGGCAACTGGCATACGGTGTACACGCGCATTAACCGTTGGGCCAAGTCCGGTGTGCTGGACCGGATGTTCGCCCAATTGCAGACCTGCCAGATCGTGCGCATCAAAATCGAAGCGGTCTCGCTGGACTCCACCAGCATCAAGGTGCATCCGGATGGCACTGGCGCAT TTAAAAAAAACGGCCCACAATCCATCGGGAAATCGCGCGGCGGATGGAACACCAAAATTCATATGGTTGCCGCAGATGCTCGAACAGCCATCACGTTCGGATTGACGCCTGGCAACGCACCTGACGCACCCGCAGGCCGCGCGTTGCTTGAACACCTGGGGCCAGTGGAGCGGCCGGTTCATCTGCTGATGGATCGCGCTTACGAAGGCAATGAAACCCGCCAGTTGGCGCTCGATCTTGGCTTCGTGCCGGTGGTTCCACCCAAGTCCAATCGGGTCGATCCTTGGGAGTACGACAAGGAAATGTACAAGCGGCGCAACGAAGTGGAGAGGCTGTTCCGTCGCTTGAAGGGCTACCGACGGATTTTCACGCGCTTCGAGAAGCTGGATGTCATGTTCCTTGGCTTCCTCAGCTTCGTTCTGGTCGTTGATGGGCTTCGGATGTGTTAA